A segment of the Candidatus Omnitrophota bacterium genome:
CGGAGCAAAGCGAGGAATTTCGGGATATCGCGAAAATCGTAGGTATTGTCGCTGTCGCCGATGATTATGTACCTGCCTCTGGCTTCGCCCAATCCCCGCAAATACGCCGCTCCGTACCCCTGACGCGCTTCAAGAACGACTTTAGCCCCTAATTCCCGCGCGATCTCCATTGAGCGGTCGACCGAGCCGTTATCCGCCACGATTATCTCTCCGCGGATATTGTCCCGGGCAAAAACATCCAGGGTTTTCTTAATGCACGTGCCGATGCCGGCCTCTTCATTCAGGCAAGGCATTACTACGGATAGCTCTATGTCGGCAGGATCAGTCATTATCAGTGCCAGTTGATCTTAAATACCCCTATATGATGCTCGCCATCGTTCTCTTCGGTAAAAGGCGTAAAATGCGCCATCCCCGCGCCTTTAAGAAAGCTCAACCGCACGAATACGCTGCGCATTAATTCCGGGCTCATCATCCACATCCGGTACCCCGCCGGTTCATCCATTATCAAAGCGGAAAAATTCTGGTCGCCCTGCGGATAAACCTTCTCGACCGATTCCCCGCTTTTTGAAACGAGGATATTCTTCGGCGTACGGAAACTGCCCTCTTTATCCGAATAAGAATAAAACGCCTGTTTCCCCGGATTATATACCGAACCGTTGTCAAAAAACACCAGATCATCCTTAAGCTGTCCGGCCGCCGCCTGGCCGTAAAAGGCGTATTTGCGGGATATCCAGCGCTGCAGATCGCCCTGCCGAAGCAACAGAACTTCCTGGCAAAGCCGCTGCGCCAGGTCCTTATCTATCCCCAGCTTCCCGGACAAATATTCAACCATCTCGGTTTTATCCTTTTTATAGGCGTTCTGGGCGATATACACCCTTGCCAGGTCCCAATTGCCCAAATAGGAAATAGACGGCATCTTGCCGAACATAGAAGAATCCACGATGAAATAAGCCGGAGCCGGTTTTGCGTACATGACCGCAGCCACTTTCTTTGCTTCTAAAGGAGACAAATACGAATAAAGCTCCCTCAACCCTTCTTCCGGTGCCATTAATATTATCTTATTTAACAACATTATCGATTGAAAAGGATCCTTGATCCGGGCATTCACCTCTTCATACGCGCGGTTGCCGCCGTTATTGAGCATCCTCAATATGCCTATTGCCTCTTTCTCGTCATTGGTCGTCAAAACCCTGGCCATCCAGTAGGCCTGAGGCGTATTCTGAGATTGGCCGTCGAAAATAACCCTGCGCCTGCCAGCCACCTTGAAGAAATCGCCGTAATCCCACCAGGAATTAATGATCGCTTCAGCCGGGGTTTTATCGCGTATCGTGGTCATCGCGGAGTACCATGAATCAGTCATCATCGGGAATACCGCGCCGGCGGATTTCCAGCCGTTGTTCCAAAATTCTACGCCGGCCACAACTCCGGCGACAGCGAAAACAACGGTAAAGACCCATCTAAACCTGTCCTTACGCGATTTAATGTAATCCAGGCATTCCGTGACCGCGCCTCCTAATAATACCCCCATCGGAATAAGCATGAATACCGTAAATCTCACTCCTTTTGACGCCAGGACAAAAACTATAATGAACCATATGACCATCATAAATACGGATTCCCTCTTTCCCCGGTCATACGACCTATTGCGTAAAAGCATAACCATCATTCCGGCCACAGCGCAGATAAAAAGATACATTCCCCCCAGCGAATCGGCGATCTCCTTGAAATCCGGGGCCTTTAGCTCTCCCACGGTGGAATAAACATTCGGCCACACCGATATTGTCAGAGGATCATTCAATATCGGCAGTTGCTTTATATTCATCAGTATCCCGCGTAAAGGCTCTAATCCGGCCAAGGTGAGAATAAAAATCAGCGTAGAAACCGCTAATATCCCGGACGAGATCAAATGGATCTTGACATCCTTAGATATATCCTCCTTGAATTGCAGGCGAGCGGAAAAAAGGTCGGCAAAAGAATATATTTCATAGGCGGCCAGGATCATCAAAACTATCCCCCATCCGGGCCAGTTCGAAGCGAACAAGCCCACGAATAAAGAAGCCATGCCGATCAACAGGGCCCTGCGGCGTAATTTCATTTCGCAGTAAGACCGGATATAAAAATAAACAGCCGCCAGGGGGAACAGCAGATTCAGGATATCCGTGTCGAACCAGCCGCAACAGCTGCGCGCAAGAAAAATAGGCGACAAGCCTATGAACAGGCAGGAAACAACAGCGGGCCAAAGCCCGTAAAAACGCAGGCAGAAAATATACAGAACCGCCAGGAATACCGCGAAGAACAAAAGCGGCAGATAAAAAAGAAACGCGAAAAGCCGGATATCGCCGAACAAACGGACGGTTTTATACAAAAAAGCCGACGAATAGAACAGAAACCTGTTCCATCCCAGCAGGTCCTCGCCGTTAGGCGCAAGCATCAGCATATCGCGCTGTTTGCCTTTCACTACCACATCGCCGGGATGTCCGTAATTGCATATATTCTCCACATACCTTGCCCAATGCCAGCAATCAAGCTCCATCAAATATGTCTGGCCGTATTTATCCTGGTACCGGTCTTTCAGCTTAATGTACTCCTGCTGAGTATCCCGTTTGATCCTGCCGGCCTCGTTTTTCTTATAATCGGCTTTATATACTTCAAAAAGGCTGGCCTTGGCCAGATCGGAGAAGCCCGGGAATTTTCCGTTAAGGTCTTTCGCGGCTTTTCGATCCGTCTCTTGAGCGGCCATGCGAGCCGCCTGAAATTTCAACTGGGGGAAATACGCGGGAAAACTGCGGAAATAGGCATTAATGCCCAGGACCGCAGCGAAAAGGAAAACAGCTAATAATTTATTTTTCATAGGTCGGGATCAGGACGCAGATACCGCAGGCATAAGAACAGTAGTGCGCATTTGCACAGTGGGATTATCCGCAGAGGCGGTTAATGCAGGCGACCAACGCAAAGATAAAACTACCGTAAGGACATTATCGGTCAGAATATGGTTGGTGCCGATATTCCCCTGGAATTCCAAGCCGCTAACAGGAACAACCCTGTCTGTTAAAACCTGGTAAGTACCGCTGGCCGGAGGCATCGCCGCGCTCACTGTATTAGTATAAAATCTTAACTCCGAATCCACCAGGCAGTAATCCGCGAACATATCGCTCGCGTCTATAGTTCCGGGGATAGTGCCGGTATCCAGCCTTATCCTTATCCCCCGGCCTGTAGGATATCTGGTTACAGTTGAATGAGCGCTGTCGCCTATGGCCAGGGACAGTTTCTTGACCATATGCTCCAGGACATAAGTAGAATCGTTTTGCAGCTTGGCCCGGCGGTCAGAGGTAAGCAGGTGGTAATGGCTGAACAGCTCAATGCTGTAAAAACCCATTATCACCATGCCCATTAAAACCAGGCAGATCAACAATTCAATAAGAGTAACGGCTTTTTTAGGGTGTTGTATCATTCCAGCGCATATCGACTTTAACCCTTCGCAGGTTAGCGGCCGAAGGGGCCGGCACGTCGGTCACATTATACACGGACGTATAATTTATGCCGTTAATAACCTGATACGGGCCTGTCCGAGTGCCGAGCCGAAGATCATTATTGGCATTATTCCAAGTATCCTGCCTAATCGCGTTATTCAGCGGCTCGATGAAGGAACGGGCGAACTCTAAAGCGGTTATCTTGGATTGCCCGCGCATAAGCAGCCGCTTGCTGGTAATAAAAACATTCACCAGGCCGATCATCACCAGCGATAAAAGAAGCATGGCGACCAAGATCTCCACCAGCGAAATACCATTATTCTTCTTTCGCGGGGACGCAAAAAGCATATTTTTCCCGGTTTATACCAGACCTATAAAAATAAAAGTGACTACAGCAAATCCAGGGACAGTGTAATCACTTTTTGATGATCCGGCGTTTATCGTGGGCCATTCTACCAACTGCAACCAGTCCCGTTGTACGGCTCTTCGGTAGTCTGGTTAATACATAATACAGTAACATTACTATCCTTGACCCTGCCGGCCTTGGCCGTGAACGTCGTAGTATTGGCGCCAATAACCTTATAGTTCCAGTTAGGATTGGTTATCGGCAATGAAAGCTTAAGGTTGCTGTTAACAGCGGAACTGTCGGTCTGGTTCATATAAACCGTCGTTTCCAGTCTATAGATCTTCTCGGCCGCGGCAATAAGTTTCAAATTAGCCTGTGCCTCTTTCTTCAAGGCCTGTTCCCGGGAACCGCTGAATTGCCCTATCGCCAGGGTAACCAGGATCCCGACAACTATTAAAACCACGGTCAGCTCAACGATAGTAAAAGCAAAAATAGCTTTTCGCATAATCATGGTTTAAATATTATTTACCACACACAACCAGCAGTAAAAGCTTCCCGGGAAGTGGCGTTTATGCACCAGGCTGTAGCGTTATTATCCTTAACCCTGCCCGCCTTGGCCGTAAACGCCGTAGTATTGGCGTCCACAACTTTATAATTCCAGTTCGGGCTGTTCAACGGCAAGGAAAGACGCAGATTACTGTTGACCTCAGACGTATTTGTATAATTCTTATACGTATCCGCCTGCAGGCTTAAGTATTTTTCAGCCGAAGCTATGAGCGCAAGATTAGACATTGCCTCTCTGCGCACAGCTTGCTCCCTGGTCCCGGTGTACTGGCCGACCCCCACAGTTGCCAAAATGCCGACGATGATCACCGTGATGATCAATTCGATTATGGTAAACGCCCTAAAACGATTTCTCAACTTGCTATACAGTTAACCCGGTTTAATATCCGGCGCCGCTGGTATAAGTATCCGTCCCGGCCGCGTAATTTACCGCCAGGGTGACCGTATGCGCTGTCCCGTGATTCGGCGCTTTGCCTGATGCCGTGCATCTGGTAGCGGTAAAAGTAGCTGCCGAAGCGGCGTTGGAAACGCCATAGCTGAAAAAGTGCGAAGCCCTGCACGCGCTGGGCACCAGATCATTGCCTGTGCCTATGCCGAGATTTGCCGCGGTGCAGTCGGTGGCGTCCTTACCCATATAAAGAGCCGCGCAAAGGCTTCTTAACTGTCCCAGGATCTGTTTAGCTTCCGCGCCGCGGGATCTTTCCACTACGTCCGTGTACTGTGTAAAACCGACAGTAGCGAGTATGCCTACGATTATGATAACGATCAAAAGCTCGACTAACGTAAAACCCCTTTTCATACCTGCCCCCTTTTTAGAAAAACCCATTTAACTTGTCTTCTAGAACAACCCGGATTTTAATATCCGGCGCCGCTGGTATAAGTATCCGTCCCGGCCGCGTAATTTACCGCCAGGGTGACCGTATGCGCTGTCCCGTGATTCGGCGTTTTGCCTGATGCCGTGCATCTGGTAGCAGTGAACGTGGCCGCCGAAGCCGCGGGAGTAACGCCGTAGCTGAAGAAATGCGAAGAGCGGCACGCGCTGGGAATAAGATCAGTGCCGGTGCCTATACCGAGATTTGCCGCGGTGCAGTCGTTGGCGTCCTTACCCATATAAAATCCCGCGCACAAACTCCGCAACTGCCCCAGGACATTCTTAGCTTCCGCGCCGCGGGACCTTTCCACTACATCAGTATACTGGGTAAAGCCGACTGTGGCAAGTATGCCCACGATTATGATAACGATCAACAACTCGACCAGCGTAAAACCTCTTTTCATCCCATCTCCCTTTTTAAAAAGAACTATTAATCTGGGCCTACAATAGCCCTATTTTAATATCCGGCGCCGCTGGTATACGTATGCGCCCCTGTCGCGTAATTAACCGCCAACCTAACCGTATGCGCTGTATCGTGGTTCGGCGCCTTGCCTGACGCCGTGCATCTGGTGGCGGTAAAAGAGGCTGACGACCCGCTGGTCGCGACAGCATAACTAAAATAATGCGAAGGCCGGCAATACCTGGGGATCAAGTCAGTTCCTGAACCTATCCCCAGATTAGCCCGGGTACACTCGGCGACACTGCTTCCCATGTACCGGGCGGCGCACATAGTGCGTAACTGTCCCAGGATCTTTTTAGCCTCAGCTCCGCGGGACCGCTCCACCACATCAGTATACTGGGTAAAGCCGACTGTGGCAAGTATGCCCACGATTATGATAACGATCAAAAGCTCGACTAACGTAAAACCCCTTTTCACACCTACTTCCTTTTAATTAAGTATAACAAACGAAACTATTGATTGTCAACCGCTTTATTTGCGCCTTAACCGCCGCTTCCCATATTACTTAACTGGAAGATAGGCAAGAACATACCGATAACCATCAAACCGATCACCACGCCCATAAATATCAGGATCAACGGCTCGAATAACGCCACGAACCTGGTCAAAAATGTTTCCACGTAATCCTGATAGAACACGTTTATCCTCTTGAACATCTGTGAGAGTTCGCCGATCTCTTCGCCGATACTGACCATCTGAATGACCATAGGTTCGAAAAAACCGCTTTTTTCCAGCGGCTGGCTTAACGGCTTGCCCGCCCGGACATCCTCCTTTATGTCATGGATTATATCGGCGATGATCACGCTGCCCACGCTCTGCTCGGTGATCTCCAGGGAATAAAGGATCGGAACGCCGCTCTCGATAAGCGTGGACATTTCCGATGAAAATCTTTCAATATTGATCGCCCGGAAGAATTCCCCGAAGACCGGCAAACGAAACAGGAATTGCTCATAATTTTTGCGGCCGTCCTTTGTTTTGATATAGCGTTTAAATAACACGAAAAAAGCGACGCCCCCGCCGATAATATAAATCAGGCCTTTGCGCATAAAAGCGCTGAGATTTATCAATATCTGCGTCGGCGCGGGCATGGTAATATTGAAACTTTTAAATACCTCGGCAAACGCAGGGACGATCTTGATCGTCAGGAAAAACAATGCCCCGAAAGAGGCGAATAACAATATAGCCGGGTATATAAGGCTGGAGATCATTTTACTGCGGAACTCGGCATCCCGTTCCAGGTAAAGGGCCAGACGATCCAAAACTACCGAGAGATTACCGGAAGCCTCGCCGCTTTCGACAAGATTGACCCAAAGCTCGGAAAATATCTTCGGATGCTTTCCCAAGGCCTCATGAAAGCTTAAACCTTGCTCCATATCGGCCTTCAACGACTCGATCGCTTTAAATAATTTCTGGCTGGATACCTGTTTGGAAATGGTATCCAGGCTTTTCAATATCGTAATACCCGCTCCCAGCAATGTAGTCAACTGCCGGCAAAAAAGCACCTGGTCGGCGTTATTTATCCCGCTATGATGCTTGGTCTTATAGCCGATCTTGGATTGCGAAGAAATCGCCAGGCTGTCCATCCCTTCCTTGGATGCAAGCATAACGCTTACGACCAGCAGGTCAGAGCCCTGCAGCCGGGAGATCAACTCTTCTTCGTTCAAGGCATCCTGCGCCCCGGAGACCTTCTGCCCGATCTTGTCCCTGGCAATATAAATATATTTGGGCATTTTATTCCACTCCTATGGATACGGAAACCGCTTCTTCAATCGACGTTAATCCTTCAGCCGCTTTCCTGAAAGCCGACTCGGCTAATGTCTGCATACCGGTCTGGCGGGCTATTTCTTTTATTTTCTGAAAACTTGCCCTCTGGCTGATCAATTCCCTGATCTGGGTGTTTACCAGCATAACCTCGGCGACGCAGATCCTACCACGATAGCCTATATGATTGCACTTGGGGCATCCCTTGGGTTTATATAAAAGATCCGCCCGTATATTCGCCTCTCTGAGCTCATCCGCTGTAGGCTCATACGCCTCTTTGCAATCCGGGCAAAGCCTGCGGATCAAGCGCTGTCCGACGACGCATAATAAAGACGGAGTGATCAAATACGGTTCGATCCCTATATCCATAAGGCGGTTTACCGCCGAAGGAGCGTCATTGGTATGTATCGTGCTTAAAACAAGATGCCCGGTCAATGCGCTGCGCAGGCAGATCTCCGCGGTCTCCAGGTCGCGCACCTCCCCGACAAGCATAACATCCGGATCCTGCCTCAAAAAACTGCGCAATGCGGAAGCGAAGGTCAGCCCGATATCCGGTTTTATCTGCACCTGATTAACCCCGTCCATTTTATATTCAACCGGATCCTCCACAGTCACAATGTTGCGGGTAGGGCTTTTTACCTCGTTCAATAACGCATAAAGCGTAGTGGACTTTCCGCTTCCGGTCGGGCCGGTAACCAAAATAAGGCCGTACGGGGAACTTGTGGCCTTGCGCAAATCCTCAAGTTGTTTCGGCTCAAACCCCGACTGCTTTATGTCCAATATAGATGCGCCCTTATCCAGGATCCTCAATACCGCTTTCTCGCCGTATATCGTCGGCACCGTAGAAACTCTCAGATCGACCGCCCGATCGTCTATCTTAGCCAGGATCGCGCCGTCCTGAGGCAGCCTCTTTTCGGCGATATCCAGCTTGGCTAATATTTTTACGCGCGAGATTATCGCCATATGCAGGTGCTTTGCCGGCGGCGGTATCTCGAAAAGTTTTCCGTCGATACGGTAGCGCAGGGATATCCTGTCTTTAAAAGGCTCGATATGTATGTCCGAGGCCCGCTCATTGATCGCCTGTCGGATGATCAAATCCACCAATTTGACCACCGGCGCCTCTTCCGCCTTGGCCACTAATTTATCCAGGCTAAGCTCTTCTTCAGTGTTTTCGGCGGATTCCGCTATGTCATAGGTGGCGCCGACATCATAAGAAGCCTTTACCGCGTCTTTCAGCATTGAAGACTTGCCGTAAAAATCCTCGATGGATTTCAATATCTCTGATTTTGTCGCTATCACCGGATTGATCTCGCACCCGGTAAGCTTCCGGAGATTATCGATAAGGAAAAGATCCAGCGGGTCGCACATAGCCACCGTTAAAGATTTCATAGTATGCATTAACGGCAGGACGAAATTCTTATAGGCGAAATCATGAGGGATGAACGCTTCCAGCTTCTGGTCGGCGGCAGGTTTCAACATACCCGTGCCCAGGCTGCAATAAGGTATGCCCATCTGCTTGGCGAGGAGCCGGACAATATCCTCCTCCTTGATGATCCCCAGTTTCACGATCACCTCGCCCAGACGGCCGCCATCCTTCTTCTGGGAGGCGAACGCCTTATCCAGGTCCGCCTTGGTGATCAAGCCTTCTTTAATAAGAAGTTCGCCTAATTTAAGGTATTTTTCAGTTCCCATTAATTCTTTTTCTCGTCAAAAACATTAAGGATCTTGTTTATTTCGACTTTTCGCTGTTCCTCATTGGCGGGCGCAAGGGGCTGGGACAGCGGTTCAGCCAGGGTATTTTGCGCCAGCCGGATATTCGGATCCCTTACTATATGCGGGGTGATAAAAACCAAAAGTTCCCGCTCTAAGTTCTTGTCGGTGGATTTATGCCGGAACAACGCGCCCAATAACGGGATATCGCCTAAAAGCGGTACCTTCCTTTTTATTACCGATTTCTCATGATGGATCAACCCGCCCAAAACCACGGTCTCCCCGTCTTTTATCTTTACTATGGACTTGGTGCTTCTGACCTCAGGGTCAAGCGCGACTTCATCAGCCACGCTCTCGCTTTGAGTGGCAGAGCTGGTTTTAGGATTGATGACCATGGTGATCTCGTTAGAATCCAAGTTTATCTGCGGGGTGACCCTCAGGAATATACCTATGCCTTCCGGGGTAAGCGCCAAAGAAGTGGCTCTTTCATACTCAGTATCGACTATCGGATTTCCCGAAGCGTCCGTTGTGCGGGTGCTCTTCACGCTGACGATCGTATCCTTGGTTACGCCGATCTCCGCGGTCTCGTTATTCAAGGTAAGGATCCTCGGCCGGGCCAGGAACTTAGTATCGCTTTGCTGGATCATAAAATCCAGCAGCATACTATATTTGGTGCCCAGGGTAACCGCTCCCGCTGAGTTTGCCTTGGTGGAATCTCCGAGATAATAATCCAGTTTGGATAACGCAAACCCCTGCGGCCACATTATCGTCAAAGGATTCGGGGAATCCAGGTCGCCGATGTTGAAACCGATCTCATCCATTGTGTTCTTATTGACGTCGAGCATCTCCACTTCCAGCATTACCTGAGGCTGCGGGACATCCAGGGCAGCAAGGACCTCTTCAATGACCGGGAAACGGCTGGGGATATCGGTAATTATCAGGCTGTTGGTCCGGCTGTCCTCGTTAAGCTTTCCGTTCGAACTAAGCACCTGCTTGACCGAACCGGTTATATCCGCCTCGGTTTGCGCCGTATCGGAGTTGTTTCTGGATGACGAAGTGGAATCAGACTCATCATCCGTCTGATTCTGCGAAAAAAGCCCCTCCTCGAACAAATCCATTTTTTCCTTCTCCAGATTAGAGCTCGACACAGAGCGATATTTCAATTTATATATCTTGGTGATCGTATTTATCTGCGGCTCGCCCCAATACTGGACAATGAAGATATTCGAGGCCTTATCATAGGAATAAGTCAGATTATTAGCCTCAAAAAGCCTGTTCATCGCATCTTTTATCGGGACCTTATCCAGATAAAGGGTGACTTGGCGGTCTTCCACATTCTCCGAGGCGATAAAATTAAGCCCGGATTGTATGGAGAATATCTTAAGCACATCTTTAAGATTCGCGTTTTGCAGGTCCATAGAGATGCTCTGCCCGGTATCCAGAGACGGCAGTTTATCTGCCGCGTTCAAAACCGAAGGGGGGAATAAAAAAAAGGAAAAAATCCAGGTTAAAACGAATAGTCTAAAACGGCTCTTCATCGATCGCCTCCTTTTGGTTTTCTCAAATATTCTCACAGGTCCTTTAATTATTATTCCGTTCATTCCGCGTCTCCCGCAGGGGCATCCTGGGGCGCCCGATCAGTATCGCCTTCTTCCGCTTCAGAATTACCTATTGTCTTCTTTACCTCTTTTTCGCCTCTTTTCCCGACAGATCTCCGGAGCTTCTTCTTTTTATCCGCTGTTTTTGCTAAAGCCTGAGAGCTCGCTCCCGGAGCGGATAGATTAAAATCTTTCCCTGAAAAAAGTATTTTTATGCCGTCTTTGGATATAACGGTTATCTTGGCGCCTTTAATGCTATCGCCGACCTTCACCACCTTATTATCGATTATCGCCTGGGCGTAACTGCCCCCCCAGAATATGCCCTGGATATTCATTTCCGGGGGTTTGATCGCCGCAGTGTCCTGGGCAACTTCAACCGATACTTCCGGTTGCTTGACCGGGATATCATCGAGGTTGGAATCAAAAGGATCACGGTAATCCTGGGCACTATAATCGACTCCCGGCTCCGCGGTCACAGCGGGGCTATTAAGACCCGCCGCGTTATCCGTCTGCGCGTATAAATACAAACCGCGGCTATGCCCCGCCGACACCGTCCAGCATATGATCATAATGAACAAAAAAACGTTTTTTACCTTCATAATCATCCTTTAATCCTTGATAAGAATAGTGCTTACCGAGATCCTGGCCGAGATCTTGTCCTCCACGGCCTTGGGATTAGAAACTATAGATAGATCGTCGATATTATAGATCTCCGGGGATTTCTCGATCCTGCTGATGAACTTGCCCATTTTATGATAACTATTTGTGGTTATGGACAGCTCGAACGGATATTTTATATACCCCCCCCCTGAAGGGAACACTTCGTTTTGAGGTTTGATAAAAGTGATCTTAACCTGGGTTTCCCGCGCTATGTTGCCCAACTTGCTGATCACCTCGGAAATAGCCTTATTGTTGACGTCGTCTTTTATTATCCGGATATTATTCTGCAGTTTATTTATGCCCTGCAGGATCTCGTTCTTTTTGACTTCATTGTCGCGCTCCTCTTTCAACAAATTCAGTTCGCCCTCTTTACCGCGGTAAATGTTAAAAGCGACAAAGATACAAACCCCGACTATCGCCAGATTAAGGATGTTTCCCTGGGCCTTCTTCATTAAGGCATCAGTACTCATATCATTCGCTCCTGCAGACAATTACAAAGTTAGTCATCGACCCGCCTCGTTCGGAACTACTCTGGTCCATCGAAACTATATTCATCGAGCTGAAATGCTTGCTAAAAACGCTGTTACCTTGCAGATCGCCCAAAAACTTGTTTATCATCAGGAATTCCTGATCGCTGTCATCAAGATATACCGACCCCTGCAAATTCAAAACCAGCTTGCGGTCGGCGCTCTTAAATGTTATCTCGTTGAGCCAGATCCCGCGCGGCAACACCCTGGGCAAGGCGTCCAAGGGCTCGGTAATGAAAATACGCCTGCGTAAGAGATCCTTGATAACCTTAAGCTTCTGCTGGTATTGGTTGAGCACATTGGTCAGATCCCCATAACTCATAGTCGCTGACACGGACGGCACCTGCTCGCGGGAATTAATTATCTGGACCAATTCCTCCTTGACCGGTTTTTTAAGGTAAAAGTCCGCCAGGAACGGCAATACGATAATAATCAGGCCCAAAAGGACCATTCTGCTGTTTATCTTAAGTTCGGCCAAAGAAGACATATCAAATAAACCCGCGCCTTCCCCGGGCTTACCGTACCCCTTCTTCTTCTGAGGAAGCAGATCCACTTTGATATTGGTCTTGATGACCTTTGCCAGGGAACTGGCATAGGCCTTGAAAAAGCTTAATGAAAAAGGCGTCTTGATATCGACAAACTTCTTAGAGGCGACAAACTGGACATTCAATCCTCTTTCCTTAATGAACGCCTCGAGCTCTGCGCGATATTCCTCAGAAGAGATAAAAACCACGTTTTTGATATTTTTTGTAGGGAATTTACGCAGATAGAAATCAAAAGATATGCGCAACTCCACCTTCAACTTCT
Coding sequences within it:
- the pilM gene encoding pilus assembly protein PilM, producing MSVLGIYFGPGGIHLVETDGKRVLNNIKILAQRFSASDSEFKVPDGVRMATVIKEELSKNQIAVKEANIVLLGRDLIVRTFHMPVLPQNELYNAVRFEAKKYIPFKVEDLVSDFQTQFDKSNHKNFILFVGIKKESLDKYLSVFTQLGIKVNSIEYAGYSILRLLKLAKLRESGIVAVVNADLAAEDEVNFIVLENGFPLFSRDIILGGESAAMAVQPQQPLPVSLVDNLEKLKVELRISFDFYLRKFPTKNIKNVVFISSEEYRAELEAFIKERGLNVQFVASKKFVDIKTPFSLSFFKAYASSLAKVIKTNIKVDLLPQKKKGYGKPGEGAGLFDMSSLAELKINSRMVLLGLIIIVLPFLADFYLKKPVKEELVQIINSREQVPSVSATMSYGDLTNVLNQYQQKLKVIKDLLRRRIFITEPLDALPRVLPRGIWLNEITFKSADRKLVLNLQGSVYLDDSDQEFLMINKFLGDLQGNSVFSKHFSSMNIVSMDQSSSERGGSMTNFVIVCRSE